One part of the Microbulbifer sp. THAF38 genome encodes these proteins:
- a CDS encoding transposase — protein sequence MVKPFIPNLKRRKGGLKPIDNRACFKGILWFLRSGARWEDLPSHFPPPSTCLRRL from the coding sequence TTGGTCAAACCTTTTATTCCTAATTTAAAACGAAGGAAGGGAGGACTAAAACCCATTGATAATCGAGCCTGCTTCAAAGGCATCCTCTGGTTTTTGCGTTCTGGAGCGCGATGGGAAGATCTTCCTTCACACTTTCCACCACCGAGTACATGCTTGAGAAGGCTTTAA
- a CDS encoding ADP-ribosylglycohydrolase family protein, with product MNIETIDKVKGCLVGLACGDAVGTTLEFKRKGDFTPLSDMEGGGPFGLEKGQWTDDTSMALCLGHSLLQKKGFSATDQMNRYCNWYQYGYMSSTGECFDIGATVSSALNRYLQTGDPFSGSTSTRSSGNGSLMRLAPIPIFFSSTVSDAIYFAGESSRTTHGSDECIESCKLFCNLILSTFNGIERSNLLSSIEQTPTTEKVKNIASGQFLDQRYEELTGSGYVIESLISALWCFFNTNSFREAILLAANIGNDADTTAAICGQIAGAYYGVSGIPEQWTRQISLSEEIHTLAEDLYKVGLSVANEW from the coding sequence GTGAATATTGAAACAATAGACAAAGTAAAAGGCTGTTTAGTCGGACTCGCTTGCGGTGATGCCGTGGGCACCACGCTGGAGTTTAAACGCAAGGGGGATTTCACCCCTCTTTCGGATATGGAAGGTGGAGGTCCATTTGGGTTAGAAAAAGGGCAATGGACCGATGATACTTCCATGGCGCTCTGCCTGGGACACAGTTTACTCCAGAAAAAAGGCTTCAGTGCAACTGATCAGATGAATCGTTACTGTAACTGGTACCAGTATGGGTATATGAGCTCTACGGGTGAGTGTTTCGATATTGGTGCAACAGTTTCATCCGCTCTAAATCGATACCTGCAAACAGGTGATCCTTTTAGTGGTTCAACATCTACTCGCTCCTCAGGTAATGGATCACTCATGCGCTTAGCGCCAATTCCCATATTTTTTTCTTCAACAGTTTCAGACGCTATTTATTTTGCAGGGGAAAGTTCCAGAACCACTCATGGCTCGGACGAGTGCATCGAAAGCTGTAAACTGTTCTGCAACCTTATACTTTCCACATTTAATGGCATCGAAAGAAGCAACCTTCTAAGTTCTATCGAACAAACTCCAACTACCGAAAAGGTAAAAAACATTGCCAGTGGGCAATTTCTAGACCAGCGCTATGAAGAGTTGACCGGAAGTGGTTACGTGATTGAATCCCTGATATCAGCGCTTTGGTGTTTTTTCAATACCAATAGTTTTCGGGAAGCTATTCTTTTGGCCGCCAATATTGGCAACGATGCCGATACAACGGCGGCCATATGCGGACAAATAGCCGGAGCTTACTACGGAGTTTCTGGAATACCTGAGCAATGGACCCGGCAAATTTCTTTGTCGGAAGAAATTCACACCTTGGCAGAAGATCTCTATAAGGTTGGGCTATCAGTCGCCAATGAATGGTAA
- a CDS encoding amidohydrolase — MRLAQALAVTLLTATSISSQAVTLIHNFSGYQTTDKALIQFSAMAFDQGKVLGTGNIAELDKKYPDAERVDAKGKTLLPGLIDAHGHMLGLGQLNELLDLRDQSLEGSLAAIKRHAEGLEPGQWLLGRGWNQVTWPGKQFPSREQLDALEIDHPIWLRRVDGHAGWANSKALLLAGIDKSTQAPEGGDILRDSKGEPTGILIDNAMSLLQKAVPSPTLTQEKKSLQNAFATTLSLGLTSVHDAGIKEQTLKAYRELAEENAIPMRVYPMLSVDSHNYAKLLKAGHIGNPEARLYMRSIKLSADGALGSRGAALLEPYHDRPQENGLLLYPESKMLSLLKLATDNNFQVNVHAIGDRANHIVLDHLETLNKKKSQQEYRHRVEHAQVIEAKDIPRFAQLHLIASMQPTHATSDKNMAGDRLGDKRLIGAYAWQTLLNQGTPIAAGSDFPVEPANPLFGLHAAVTRRDRQGNPSKGWRTEEAMTLEQALRAFTLDAAYASHQEKVIGNLQPGKFADFILIDKNIFEIDPQEIWQVQVLQTWVEGEKVYQRNL; from the coding sequence ATGCGTCTAGCCCAAGCTCTGGCGGTGACACTACTCACCGCCACTTCTATCAGCTCTCAGGCAGTAACACTCATCCACAACTTCTCAGGCTATCAAACTACGGATAAAGCGCTTATTCAGTTCTCTGCCATGGCCTTCGACCAGGGCAAGGTGCTGGGAACTGGCAATATTGCCGAACTGGATAAAAAGTATCCCGATGCCGAGAGAGTGGATGCCAAAGGCAAGACTCTGCTACCCGGCCTGATTGATGCTCACGGACATATGTTAGGCCTGGGGCAACTCAATGAGTTACTGGATCTGCGCGACCAGTCTCTGGAAGGTTCTCTCGCGGCGATAAAGCGCCATGCTGAGGGGCTGGAACCAGGCCAATGGCTGCTCGGGCGCGGCTGGAACCAGGTTACCTGGCCCGGCAAGCAATTCCCCAGCCGGGAGCAACTGGATGCCCTGGAGATCGATCACCCCATCTGGTTGCGCCGGGTTGACGGCCACGCAGGCTGGGCCAACTCGAAGGCTCTACTTCTTGCCGGTATCGACAAGAGTACCCAGGCCCCCGAGGGCGGTGACATTCTGCGGGATAGCAAGGGCGAGCCCACAGGAATCTTAATTGACAATGCCATGAGCCTGTTACAAAAGGCAGTCCCCTCTCCCACTCTGACCCAAGAGAAAAAATCCCTACAGAATGCCTTTGCTACAACGCTTTCTTTGGGGCTGACCAGTGTGCACGATGCGGGTATCAAGGAGCAAACTCTCAAAGCCTATCGGGAGTTGGCCGAGGAAAATGCCATCCCGATGCGGGTGTACCCGATGCTGTCAGTCGATAGCCACAACTATGCCAAGTTGCTGAAAGCTGGCCATATCGGCAACCCCGAAGCGCGACTCTATATGCGCAGCATTAAATTATCTGCCGATGGCGCCCTGGGTAGCCGTGGCGCGGCGTTGCTGGAACCCTATCACGACCGCCCTCAGGAAAATGGTCTACTGCTCTATCCAGAGAGCAAAATGCTATCTCTACTCAAGCTGGCAACTGATAATAATTTCCAGGTGAACGTACATGCGATTGGCGATAGAGCCAACCATATAGTGCTCGATCATCTTGAAACCTTGAATAAAAAGAAAAGCCAGCAAGAATATCGTCACCGCGTAGAGCATGCGCAGGTCATTGAAGCAAAGGATATCCCTCGCTTTGCCCAACTCCACCTAATAGCCTCCATGCAGCCCACCCACGCCACTAGCGACAAAAATATGGCGGGTGACCGCCTTGGTGATAAACGCCTGATCGGCGCCTACGCCTGGCAAACACTCCTTAATCAGGGCACTCCCATCGCTGCCGGCTCCGACTTCCCGGTTGAACCCGCCAATCCCCTGTTTGGCCTTCACGCCGCAGTGACCCGTCGCGATCGCCAGGGCAATCCCAGCAAAGGCTGGCGCACCGAAGAAGCGATGACTTTAGAACAGGCTCTGCGCGCATTTACCCTGGACGCTGCCTACGCCAGCCATCAGGAGAAAGTAATCGGCAATCTACAACCCGGTAAATTTGCCGATTTTATCCTGATTGATAAGAATATTTTTGAAATAGATCCACAAGAGATCTGGCAGGTACAAGTTTTGCAGACTTGGGTTGAGGGAGAAAAGGTTTACCAACGAAATTTATAA
- a CDS encoding transglycosylase SLT domain-containing protein, with translation MKRSSNRWFFTLSVIALIGTIIYACKVPKNRLQSIQEVGILTVATRMDGVGCFYHRDQLAGLECDLLQAYAENLGVDVEFKRAASINETLAMAREKKADIATSDLTYTNRRGEQVTFSHALFETREVLVQRKENALTQFEELKGKTLTIHLDSAYIEEVKDKALLQKIPLRFPSHPENTAAISIDPADNKVSVLELIDAVSMGEIDFTIADEHIVNGSNGYSDNLDTSLVFGENRWVAFALTKDHDTSLVNNLNQWLESEEAQTIVREYLSLLKTQGADNLRGYTLPKGRLSPWDRLFKRYASEPFDWVWLAAQTSTESNFRPNAVSLAGAQGLMQLMPETAKEVGVKDSFNPTQNIRGGSKYNQKQYRRWKNLPKREAMAFTFASYNAGAGHVLDARRLALQDGANPDQWFSTSSSKGVEDYIALLQKAEYYNSPMAKYGYCRGTETRQYVRRIFQQEASYRSQLKGLLKNEELIPDGHEQFSDTPYKL, from the coding sequence ATGAAGCGATCGAGCAATAGATGGTTTTTCACTCTCTCCGTAATAGCCCTTATTGGAACCATTATTTATGCATGCAAGGTTCCCAAAAATCGACTCCAAAGTATTCAGGAAGTGGGTATATTAACTGTAGCCACACGAATGGATGGAGTGGGATGCTTCTATCACCGCGATCAACTGGCAGGATTAGAATGCGATTTACTGCAAGCCTATGCGGAAAATTTGGGGGTAGATGTAGAGTTCAAGAGAGCGGCTTCTATCAACGAAACTCTGGCTATGGCAAGAGAGAAAAAGGCAGATATAGCAACTTCAGACCTAACATATACTAACAGACGAGGAGAACAAGTCACTTTTAGCCATGCACTGTTTGAGACAAGGGAAGTACTGGTACAACGAAAAGAAAATGCTTTAACACAGTTCGAGGAACTAAAAGGAAAAACTCTAACCATCCACCTAGATAGCGCCTATATTGAAGAAGTTAAAGACAAAGCTTTATTACAAAAAATCCCCTTGAGATTCCCCAGCCACCCAGAGAATACGGCAGCCATAAGCATAGATCCCGCAGATAATAAAGTATCGGTTCTTGAGTTGATTGATGCTGTGAGCATGGGGGAAATAGATTTTACTATCGCCGACGAACATATCGTTAATGGAAGTAATGGTTACAGCGATAACCTAGATACCTCGCTAGTGTTTGGGGAAAACCGCTGGGTAGCCTTTGCACTAACCAAGGATCACGATACCTCCCTTGTTAACAATCTCAATCAATGGCTGGAAAGTGAAGAAGCCCAAACGATAGTCAGAGAATACCTGAGCCTGTTAAAAACACAGGGAGCAGACAACCTACGAGGCTATACCCTCCCCAAAGGTAGACTAAGCCCCTGGGATAGGCTCTTCAAGCGCTATGCCAGTGAACCGTTCGATTGGGTATGGCTTGCCGCGCAAACCTCGACAGAATCTAACTTTAGACCCAATGCCGTATCCCTTGCGGGAGCGCAAGGTCTAATGCAATTAATGCCGGAAACCGCCAAGGAAGTGGGAGTAAAGGATAGCTTTAACCCGACACAAAATATCCGGGGTGGTTCCAAATACAACCAGAAGCAATATCGACGCTGGAAAAATTTACCCAAACGAGAGGCCATGGCTTTTACCTTTGCTTCCTATAACGCTGGTGCCGGACACGTACTGGACGCCCGCCGGTTAGCACTACAAGATGGAGCAAATCCCGACCAATGGTTTTCAACCTCCAGCAGTAAAGGCGTTGAAGATTATATTGCTCTTCTGCAAAAAGCGGAGTACTACAACAGTCCAATGGCTAAATATGGTTATTGCCGTGGCACAGAAACCCGTCAGTATGTGCGAAGGATATTTCAACAGGAAGCCAGTTATCGATCTCAGCTTAAGGGCCTTTTGAAAAATGAGGAATTAATTCCTGATGGGCATGAACAATTCTCAGATACACCATATAAACTCTGA
- a CDS encoding IS3 family transposase (programmed frameshift): MTTKGTRRQFKPEFKKDAVALVSEQGYSISKAAEAVGTTANNLRRWIKELKQEESGERLDVGERAELDRLRRENKQLRMEKEIPKKGQRFLCERNEVKYNFIKEQQGSFPVRTLCRVMQVNKSSYYGWYQRSNSSIDSQTWKLCHRLKALFSESRQSLGSRRLMKLLRKEGFKIGRYRVRKLMKKLGLRVKRKKRFTLTTDSKHQLPTAENLLNREFSPSVKNQVWTTDITYIWTAQGWLYLAVVIDLYSRRIVGWHLDRQMETALVSRALMMAVNLRTPPKGLLHHSDRGSQYASHTYQAQLKQHGMVCSMSRKGNCWDNAPTERFFSSLKREWLTGNIYPTREDAIADVRAYIAYYNSRRIHSSLEYITPIEFEKCA, encoded by the exons ATGACAACGAAAGGTACACGCCGGCAATTCAAGCCGGAGTTCAAGAAAGACGCCGTAGCCCTGGTCTCTGAGCAGGGATATTCTATTTCTAAAGCCGCAGAGGCTGTAGGAACCACTGCCAACAATCTGCGACGCTGGATAAAAGAGCTGAAGCAGGAAGAGAGCGGAGAAAGGCTGGATGTCGGCGAGCGCGCAGAATTGGACCGGTTACGACGCGAAAACAAGCAGTTGCGGATGGAGAAAGAAATCC CTAAAAAAGGCCAGCGCTTTCTTTGCGAAAGAAATGAAGTAAAGTACAACTTTATTAAAGAACAGCAAGGCAGCTTTCCAGTTAGGACACTCTGCCGAGTGATGCAGGTAAATAAGAGTAGCTATTACGGGTGGTATCAGCGTAGTAATAGCTCAATAGATAGCCAGACATGGAAACTATGCCATCGTTTGAAGGCCTTATTTTCTGAATCTCGACAGAGTCTCGGAAGCCGTCGGTTAATGAAACTGTTACGCAAAGAAGGCTTTAAAATTGGTCGCTATCGTGTCCGCAAACTAATGAAAAAGCTAGGTTTGAGAGTAAAACGCAAGAAGCGATTTACACTGACGACAGACAGCAAACACCAACTACCTACCGCGGAAAACCTTTTGAATAGGGAGTTCTCACCAAGTGTTAAAAATCAAGTTTGGACTACTGATATCACGTACATCTGGACTGCACAGGGCTGGCTGTATTTGGCGGTAGTGATTGATCTCTATTCACGTAGGATTGTTGGTTGGCATCTAGATCGCCAGATGGAAACGGCCCTGGTAAGTCGTGCATTGATGATGGCTGTTAATTTGCGTACACCGCCAAAGGGTCTTCTACACCACTCTGATCGAGGCAGTCAGTATGCCAGCCATACCTACCAAGCGCAGTTGAAACAGCATGGTATGGTGTGCTCAATGAGCCGCAAGGGAAATTGTTGGGACAATGCACCGACTGAACGCTTTTTTAGCAGCCTAAAACGAGAATGGCTGACGGGAAATATCTATCCGACAAGGGAAGATGCGATAGCCGATGTGAGGGCCTATATTGCTTATTACAACTCACGCAGGATACATTCATCACTGGAGTATATAACCCCTATCGAATTTGAAAAATGTGCTTAA
- a CDS encoding PQQ-dependent sugar dehydrogenase translates to MRRISFYTILLAFICAVISATSLADTFLSRGAIPVIDKIKISKVAGPIPYPWGIALLPNGSLIITQRDGKLRTITNNTLSEAIDFPAQVFFEGQGGLLDVIASPNFDKDQLLYFSYASGNTESNRLTIGRGRWQSGQLVDFQEIFKAAQGKKNSAHFGSRFAFLPDGTLLASIGDGGNPPQDFLDVFAREQGQNLQTHFGSIIRIKSDGSVPDDNPFVNTKGALPEIWSFGHRNPQGLAIDPESQVIWSSEHGPAAGDELNQVQKGANYGWPRVTFGRDYRDGSNISFKIASPEFTSPFLAWIDTHAPGGLTVYTGTAFPQWRGHLLSAGLVTQDLRVINPQGDPLNVERRIVIGERVRDAEIGADGNLYIITDGPQGHLLRIEPDQ, encoded by the coding sequence GTGAGAAGGATCTCTTTTTATACAATATTATTAGCGTTCATTTGCGCAGTCATCTCTGCTACAAGCCTCGCTGATACTTTTCTATCCCGGGGCGCGATCCCCGTAATCGACAAAATTAAGATTAGTAAGGTCGCAGGCCCTATTCCATATCCATGGGGTATAGCCTTGCTTCCTAATGGTTCTCTAATCATTACTCAACGAGATGGTAAGCTACGCACTATAACCAACAATACCCTTTCCGAGGCGATTGATTTTCCAGCGCAGGTTTTCTTTGAGGGACAGGGAGGGCTTCTGGATGTAATAGCCAGCCCAAACTTTGACAAAGATCAGCTACTGTATTTCAGTTACGCTAGTGGCAATACCGAAAGTAACCGCCTAACTATTGGCAGAGGAAGATGGCAAAGTGGCCAGCTGGTTGACTTTCAAGAGATATTCAAGGCAGCTCAAGGTAAAAAGAATAGCGCGCATTTTGGTTCGAGATTTGCCTTTCTCCCTGACGGTACCCTGCTGGCCAGTATTGGGGACGGCGGTAATCCGCCACAGGATTTTCTCGACGTCTTTGCCCGTGAGCAGGGTCAAAATCTACAAACACACTTTGGCTCAATAATCCGTATTAAATCTGATGGTTCAGTACCTGATGACAACCCCTTTGTAAATACCAAAGGCGCTCTCCCAGAGATTTGGAGTTTTGGCCACCGCAATCCTCAGGGGCTTGCTATCGACCCTGAAAGCCAGGTTATCTGGTCCTCAGAGCATGGTCCTGCAGCTGGAGACGAATTAAACCAAGTCCAAAAAGGGGCTAACTACGGCTGGCCCAGAGTAACCTTTGGTAGGGATTATCGAGATGGGTCCAACATCTCTTTCAAAATTGCCAGCCCAGAATTTACCTCTCCTTTCCTTGCCTGGATTGATACCCATGCCCCCGGCGGTCTCACAGTTTATACCGGCACAGCATTTCCACAGTGGCGTGGACACCTCCTTTCCGCTGGCCTGGTCACCCAAGACCTGCGGGTAATCAATCCGCAAGGGGATCCGCTGAATGTTGAGAGAAGAATTGTTATCGGTGAGCGGGTTCGCGATGCTGAAATCGGAGCAGATGGCAATCTCTATATCATCACCGATGGACCCCAGGGCCATTTACTTCGTATAGAGCCCGATCAGTAA